In Clupea harengus chromosome 25, Ch_v2.0.2, whole genome shotgun sequence, one genomic interval encodes:
- the LOC105911136 gene encoding ATP-dependent 6-phosphofructokinase, platelet type-like isoform X6, which yields MSNSRKFFESLTGAGKSIAVLTSGGDAQGMNAAVRAVVRMGIYVGAKVYFIHEGYQGMVDGGDNIQEANWESVSSMLQVGGTVIGSARCAEFRAREGRLRAACHLVQRGITNLCVIGGDGSLTGANLFREEWSGLLQELVQSGRIDERSAECNSVLHIVGMVGSIDNDFCGTDMTIGTDSALHRIIEVVDAIMTTAQSHQRTFVLEVMGRHCGYLALVSALACGADWVFIPEMPPTDGWEEQMCQKLSENRADKKRLNIIIVAEGAINSSNKPISAGYIKDLVVRCLGLDTRVTILGHVQRGGTPSAFDRILASRMGVEAVLALLEACPGTPACVVSLCGNQAVRLPLMECVQMTQEVQKAMDEKRFDDAVRLRGRSFENNLNTYKLLSHRKADAELPHGPFTVAVLNVGAPAAGMNAAVRSAVRVGITEGHRMMAVHDGFEGFAKGQIKEMGWGDVGGWTGQGGSLLGTKRTLPAKHIDKIAEQMRIHGINALLVIGGFEAFEALLQLVDARWRHRELCVPLCMLPATISNNVPGTDLSIGADTSLNAIVQTCDRIKQSASGTKRRVFIIETMGGYCGYLASVGGLAAGADAAYIYEEPFDIRDLQSNVEHLREKMKTTIQRGLILRNENSSENYTTDFIYQLYSEEGKGVFDCRKNVLGHMQQGGAPSPFDRNFGTKIAAKAVQWLSKRLKDFYREGRVFANTDDSACLLGMRRRALVFQPVTQLKEETDFVHRIPKEQWWLKLRPLMKILAKYKTSYDITDSGQLEHVTRPRARDTEIAITI from the exons ATGTCGAACTCCAGGAAATTTTTCGAGAGCCTGACGGGGGCCGGGAAGTCCATCGCTGTGCTGACCAGTGGCGGGGATGCTCAAG gcatgaaTGCGGCAGTACGAGCTGTAGTCCGGATGGGAATCTACGTTGGGGCCAAAGTCTATTTCATCCATGAG ggCTACCAGGGGATGGTGGACGGAGGAGACAACATCCAAGAGGCAAACTGGGAGAGTGTGTCCAGCATGCTGCaagtg GGTGGCACTGTGATTGGCAGTGCCCGCTGCGCTGAGTTCCGTGCCCGTGAGGGCCGCCTGCGGGCCGCCTGCCACCTGGTCCAGCGTGGCATCACCAACCTGTGTGTGATTGGAGGAGACGGCAGTCTGACCGGGGCCAACCTCTtcagggaggagtggagtggcCTGCTGCAGGAGCTCGTCCAATCAG gtcgTATTGATGAGAGGTCTGCAGAGTGTAATTCTGTGCTTCATATAGTGGGGATGGTGGGATCGATCGATAACGACTTCTGTGGGACCGATATGACCATCGGCACCGACTCCGCCCTACACCGCATCATAGAGGTGGTGGACGCCATCATGACCACCgcccagag TCACCAGAGAACCTTTGTGCTGGAAGTGATGGGAAGACACTGTGG gtatctgGCTCTAGTCAGTGCACTAGCGTGTGGAGCAGACTGGGTGTTTATTCCTGAGATGCCCCCCACAGACGGCTGGGAGGAACAGATGTGTCAGAAACTATCagag aatCGCGCTGATAAGAAAAGGCTAAACATCATCATTGTAGCAGAAGGTGCGATTAACTCATCCAACAAGCCCATCTCTGCCGGGTATATCAAAGAC ctggtgGTCAGATGCTTGGGCTTGGACACGAGGGTCACCATCCTGGGTCACGTTCAGAGAGGAGGAACCCCTTCAGCCTTCGACAGGATTCTG GCCAGTCGTATGGGGGTGGAGGCGGTGCTAGCTCTGTTGGAGGCGTGTCCTGGGACTCCGGCGTGTGTCGTGTCGCTGTGTGGAAACCAGGCCGTGAGGCTCCCGCTCATGGAGTGTGTTCagatg aCACAGGAAGTGCAGAAGGCCATGGATGAGAAGAGATTTGATGATGCTGTGCGACTGCGAGGCAG GAGCTTTGAGAATAACCTGAACACCTACAAACTGCTGAGTCATCGCAAGGCTGACGCCGAGCTCCCTCAT ggcccATTCACGGTGGCGGTGCTGAACGTTGGCGCCCCGGCGGCGGGCATGAATGCAGCGGTTCGCTCGGCTGTCAGAGTGGGCATCACTGAGGGGCATCGCATGATGGCGGTCCACGACGGCTTTGAGGGCTTCGCCAAaggacag ATTAaggagatggggtggggtgatgTTGGCGGCTGGACCGGCCAAGGAGGATCACTACTGGGGACCAAAAg GACTCTGCCAGCGAAGCACATTGATAAGATAGCAGAACAGATGAGGATTCACGGCATCAACGCCCTGCTGGTGATTGGTGGATTTGAG GCGTTTGAGGCGTTGCTGCAGCTGGTGGATGCCCGCTGGCGCCACCGTGAGTTGTGTGTGCCACTCTGCATGCTGCCCGCCACCATCAGCAATAACGTCCCGGGCACCGACCTCAGCATCGGCGCCGACACCTCCCTCAACGCCATCGTCCAG acatGCGACCGCATCAAGCAGTCTGCGAGCGGGACGAAGAGGCGCGTCTTCATCATCGAGACGATGGGCGGTTACTGTGGTTACCTGGCCAGTGTGGGGGGGCTAGCAGCGGGGGCCGACGCAGCCTACATCTATGAGGAGCCGTTCGACATCAGGGAcctccag AGTAACGTGGAGCATCTGAGGGAGAAGATGAAGACCACCATCCAGAGAGGACTAATCCTCAG gaatgaGAACAGTAGTGAGAACTACACCACCGACTTCATCTACCAGCTTTACTcagaagaggggaagggagTGTTTGACTGCAGGAAGAATGTCCTGGGACACATGCAACag GGTGGAGCTCCCTCTCCGTTTGATAGAAACTTTGGCACCAAGATCGCTGCCAAGGCCGTGCAGTGGCTCTCCAAACGCCTCAAGGATTTCTACAGAgagg gccgtGTGTTTGCCAACACTGATGACTCAGCCTGCCTGCTGGGGATGAGACGCAGAGCCTTGGTGTTCCAGCCCGTGACACAGCTCAAGGAAGAGACCGACTttgt CCACCGTATTCCCAAGGAGCAGTGGTGGCTGAAGCTCCGCCCCCTGATGAAGATTCTGGCCAAATATAAAACGAGTTATGACATCACCGACTCTGGCCAGCTGGAGCACGTGACCCGCCCCCGAGCACGAGACACCGAGATCGCCATCaccatctga
- the LOC105911136 gene encoding ATP-dependent 6-phosphofructokinase, platelet type-like isoform X1: MSNSRKFFESLTGAGKSIAVLTSGGDAQGMNAAVRAVVRMGIYVGAKVYFIHEGYQGMVDGGDNIQEANWESVSSMLQVGGTVIGSARCAEFRAREGRLRAACHLVQRGITNLCVIGGDGSLTGANLFREEWSGLLQELVQSGRIDERSAECNSVLHIVGMVGSIDNDFCGTDMTIGTDSALHRIIEVVDAIMTTAQSHQRTFVLEVMGRHCGYLALVSALACGADWVFIPEMPPTDGWEEQMCQKLSENRADKKRLNIIIVAEGAINSSNKPISAGYIKDLVVRCLGLDTRVTILGHVQRGGTPSAFDRILASRMGVEAVLALLEACPGTPACVVSLCGNQAVRLPLMECVQMTQEVQKAMDEKRFDDAVRLRGRSFENNLNTYKLLSHRKADAELPHAEENGGEQEEGPHDGPFTVAVLNVGAPAAGMNAAVRSAVRVGITEGHRMMAVHDGFEGFAKGQIKEMGWGDVGGWTGQGGSLLGTKRTLPAKHIDKIAEQMRIHGINALLVIGGFEAYLGLQELLAARGSHDPLCVPMVMVPSTVSNNIPGSDLSIGADTALNAITGTCDRIKQSASGTKRRVFIIETMGGYCGYLASVGGLAAGADAAYIYEEPFDIRDLQSNVEHLREKMKTTIQRGLILRNENYNDRNENSSENYTTDFIYQLYSEEGKGVFDCRKNVLGHMQQGGAPSPFDRNFGTKIAAKAVQWLSKRLKDFYREGRVFANTDDSACLLGMRRRALVFQPVTQLKEETDFVHRIPKEQWWLKLRPLMKILAKYKTSYDITDSGQLEHVTRPRARDTEIAITI, translated from the exons ATGTCGAACTCCAGGAAATTTTTCGAGAGCCTGACGGGGGCCGGGAAGTCCATCGCTGTGCTGACCAGTGGCGGGGATGCTCAAG gcatgaaTGCGGCAGTACGAGCTGTAGTCCGGATGGGAATCTACGTTGGGGCCAAAGTCTATTTCATCCATGAG ggCTACCAGGGGATGGTGGACGGAGGAGACAACATCCAAGAGGCAAACTGGGAGAGTGTGTCCAGCATGCTGCaagtg GGTGGCACTGTGATTGGCAGTGCCCGCTGCGCTGAGTTCCGTGCCCGTGAGGGCCGCCTGCGGGCCGCCTGCCACCTGGTCCAGCGTGGCATCACCAACCTGTGTGTGATTGGAGGAGACGGCAGTCTGACCGGGGCCAACCTCTtcagggaggagtggagtggcCTGCTGCAGGAGCTCGTCCAATCAG gtcgTATTGATGAGAGGTCTGCAGAGTGTAATTCTGTGCTTCATATAGTGGGGATGGTGGGATCGATCGATAACGACTTCTGTGGGACCGATATGACCATCGGCACCGACTCCGCCCTACACCGCATCATAGAGGTGGTGGACGCCATCATGACCACCgcccagag TCACCAGAGAACCTTTGTGCTGGAAGTGATGGGAAGACACTGTGG gtatctgGCTCTAGTCAGTGCACTAGCGTGTGGAGCAGACTGGGTGTTTATTCCTGAGATGCCCCCCACAGACGGCTGGGAGGAACAGATGTGTCAGAAACTATCagag aatCGCGCTGATAAGAAAAGGCTAAACATCATCATTGTAGCAGAAGGTGCGATTAACTCATCCAACAAGCCCATCTCTGCCGGGTATATCAAAGAC ctggtgGTCAGATGCTTGGGCTTGGACACGAGGGTCACCATCCTGGGTCACGTTCAGAGAGGAGGAACCCCTTCAGCCTTCGACAGGATTCTG GCCAGTCGTATGGGGGTGGAGGCGGTGCTAGCTCTGTTGGAGGCGTGTCCTGGGACTCCGGCGTGTGTCGTGTCGCTGTGTGGAAACCAGGCCGTGAGGCTCCCGCTCATGGAGTGTGTTCagatg aCACAGGAAGTGCAGAAGGCCATGGATGAGAAGAGATTTGATGATGCTGTGCGACTGCGAGGCAG GAGCTTTGAGAATAACCTGAACACCTACAAACTGCTGAGTCATCGCAAGGCTGACGCCGAGCTCCCTCAT GCTGAGGAGAATGGCGGAGAGCAGGAAGAGGGCCCTCATGAT ggcccATTCACGGTGGCGGTGCTGAACGTTGGCGCCCCGGCGGCGGGCATGAATGCAGCGGTTCGCTCGGCTGTCAGAGTGGGCATCACTGAGGGGCATCGCATGATGGCGGTCCACGACGGCTTTGAGGGCTTCGCCAAaggacag ATTAaggagatggggtggggtgatgTTGGCGGCTGGACCGGCCAAGGAGGATCACTACTGGGGACCAAAAg GACTCTGCCAGCGAAGCACATTGATAAGATAGCAGAACAGATGAGGATTCACGGCATCAACGCCCTGCTGGTGATTGGTGGATTTGAG GCCTATCTGGGACTGCAGGAGCTACTAGCAGCGCGGGGGTCACATGACCCGCTCTGTGTTCCCATGGTGATGGTCCCGTCCACCGTGTCCAACAACATCCCGGGCTCCGACCTTAGCATCGGGGCCGACACAGCGCTCAACGCTATCACAGGC acatGCGACCGCATCAAGCAGTCTGCGAGCGGGACGAAGAGGCGCGTCTTCATCATCGAGACGATGGGCGGTTACTGTGGTTACCTGGCCAGTGTGGGGGGGCTAGCAGCGGGGGCCGACGCAGCCTACATCTATGAGGAGCCGTTCGACATCAGGGAcctccag AGTAACGTGGAGCATCTGAGGGAGAAGATGAAGACCACCATCCAGAGAGGACTAATCCTCAG GAATGAGAACTACAATGACAG gaatgaGAACAGTAGTGAGAACTACACCACCGACTTCATCTACCAGCTTTACTcagaagaggggaagggagTGTTTGACTGCAGGAAGAATGTCCTGGGACACATGCAACag GGTGGAGCTCCCTCTCCGTTTGATAGAAACTTTGGCACCAAGATCGCTGCCAAGGCCGTGCAGTGGCTCTCCAAACGCCTCAAGGATTTCTACAGAgagg gccgtGTGTTTGCCAACACTGATGACTCAGCCTGCCTGCTGGGGATGAGACGCAGAGCCTTGGTGTTCCAGCCCGTGACACAGCTCAAGGAAGAGACCGACTttgt CCACCGTATTCCCAAGGAGCAGTGGTGGCTGAAGCTCCGCCCCCTGATGAAGATTCTGGCCAAATATAAAACGAGTTATGACATCACCGACTCTGGCCAGCTGGAGCACGTGACCCGCCCCCGAGCACGAGACACCGAGATCGCCATCaccatctga
- the LOC105911136 gene encoding ATP-dependent 6-phosphofructokinase, platelet type-like isoform X7: MSNSRKFFESLTGAGKSIAVLTSGGDAQGMNAAVRAVVRMGIYVGAKVYFIHEGYQGMVDGGDNIQEANWESVSSMLQVGGTVIGSARCAEFRAREGRLRAACHLVQRGITNLCVIGGDGSLTGANLFREEWSGLLQELVQSGRIDERSAECNSVLHIVGMVGSIDNDFCGTDMTIGTDSALHRIIEVVDAIMTTAQSHQRTFVLEVMGRHCGYLALVSALACGADWVFIPEMPPTDGWEEQMCQKLSENRADKKRLNIIIVAEGAINSSNKPISAGYIKDLVVRCLGLDTRVTILGHVQRGGTPSAFDRILASRMGVEAVLALLEACPGTPACVVSLCGNQAVRLPLMECVQMTQEVQKAMDEKRFDDAVRLRGRSFENNLNTYKLLSHRKADAELPHAEENGGEQEEGPHDGPFTVAVLNVGAPAAGMNAAVRSAVRVGITEGHRMMAVHDGFEGFAKGQIKEMGWGDVGGWTGQGGSLLGTKRTLPAKHIDKIAEQMRIHGINALLVIGGFEAYLGLQELLAARGSHDPLCVPMVMVPSTVSNNIPGSDLSIGADTALNAITGTCDRIKQSASGTKRRVFIIETMGGYCGYLASVGGLAAGADAAYIYEEPFDIRDLQSNVEHLREKMKTTIQRGLILR; the protein is encoded by the exons ATGTCGAACTCCAGGAAATTTTTCGAGAGCCTGACGGGGGCCGGGAAGTCCATCGCTGTGCTGACCAGTGGCGGGGATGCTCAAG gcatgaaTGCGGCAGTACGAGCTGTAGTCCGGATGGGAATCTACGTTGGGGCCAAAGTCTATTTCATCCATGAG ggCTACCAGGGGATGGTGGACGGAGGAGACAACATCCAAGAGGCAAACTGGGAGAGTGTGTCCAGCATGCTGCaagtg GGTGGCACTGTGATTGGCAGTGCCCGCTGCGCTGAGTTCCGTGCCCGTGAGGGCCGCCTGCGGGCCGCCTGCCACCTGGTCCAGCGTGGCATCACCAACCTGTGTGTGATTGGAGGAGACGGCAGTCTGACCGGGGCCAACCTCTtcagggaggagtggagtggcCTGCTGCAGGAGCTCGTCCAATCAG gtcgTATTGATGAGAGGTCTGCAGAGTGTAATTCTGTGCTTCATATAGTGGGGATGGTGGGATCGATCGATAACGACTTCTGTGGGACCGATATGACCATCGGCACCGACTCCGCCCTACACCGCATCATAGAGGTGGTGGACGCCATCATGACCACCgcccagag TCACCAGAGAACCTTTGTGCTGGAAGTGATGGGAAGACACTGTGG gtatctgGCTCTAGTCAGTGCACTAGCGTGTGGAGCAGACTGGGTGTTTATTCCTGAGATGCCCCCCACAGACGGCTGGGAGGAACAGATGTGTCAGAAACTATCagag aatCGCGCTGATAAGAAAAGGCTAAACATCATCATTGTAGCAGAAGGTGCGATTAACTCATCCAACAAGCCCATCTCTGCCGGGTATATCAAAGAC ctggtgGTCAGATGCTTGGGCTTGGACACGAGGGTCACCATCCTGGGTCACGTTCAGAGAGGAGGAACCCCTTCAGCCTTCGACAGGATTCTG GCCAGTCGTATGGGGGTGGAGGCGGTGCTAGCTCTGTTGGAGGCGTGTCCTGGGACTCCGGCGTGTGTCGTGTCGCTGTGTGGAAACCAGGCCGTGAGGCTCCCGCTCATGGAGTGTGTTCagatg aCACAGGAAGTGCAGAAGGCCATGGATGAGAAGAGATTTGATGATGCTGTGCGACTGCGAGGCAG GAGCTTTGAGAATAACCTGAACACCTACAAACTGCTGAGTCATCGCAAGGCTGACGCCGAGCTCCCTCAT GCTGAGGAGAATGGCGGAGAGCAGGAAGAGGGCCCTCATGAT ggcccATTCACGGTGGCGGTGCTGAACGTTGGCGCCCCGGCGGCGGGCATGAATGCAGCGGTTCGCTCGGCTGTCAGAGTGGGCATCACTGAGGGGCATCGCATGATGGCGGTCCACGACGGCTTTGAGGGCTTCGCCAAaggacag ATTAaggagatggggtggggtgatgTTGGCGGCTGGACCGGCCAAGGAGGATCACTACTGGGGACCAAAAg GACTCTGCCAGCGAAGCACATTGATAAGATAGCAGAACAGATGAGGATTCACGGCATCAACGCCCTGCTGGTGATTGGTGGATTTGAG GCCTATCTGGGACTGCAGGAGCTACTAGCAGCGCGGGGGTCACATGACCCGCTCTGTGTTCCCATGGTGATGGTCCCGTCCACCGTGTCCAACAACATCCCGGGCTCCGACCTTAGCATCGGGGCCGACACAGCGCTCAACGCTATCACAGGC acatGCGACCGCATCAAGCAGTCTGCGAGCGGGACGAAGAGGCGCGTCTTCATCATCGAGACGATGGGCGGTTACTGTGGTTACCTGGCCAGTGTGGGGGGGCTAGCAGCGGGGGCCGACGCAGCCTACATCTATGAGGAGCCGTTCGACATCAGGGAcctccag AGTAACGTGGAGCATCTGAGGGAGAAGATGAAGACCACCATCCAGAGAGGACTAATCCTCAG GTAA